The sequence TCGTTGCAAAACGTTTGGCAGATGTGGGATGTAAGATCATTATGCCGTGGGGCTCCATGATAGGTTCAGGCAAAGGATTGATGAACCCTGATAATCTTATCGCGATTCGTAAGCAGTTTCCGGATCTACAGTTGGTTGTTGATGCAGGTATAGGTAAACCTTCTCATGCAGCACAGGCAATGGAACTTGGTTATGACGGAGTACTGTTGAATTCAGCCATAGCCTTGGCACAGGATCCGGTAAAAATGGCAGATGCTTTTAGATTGGCTGTTGAGGCCGGACGTTTGGGGTATGAAGCAGGTGTGATGAAAGAGCGTGAATTCGCTTCACCTTCCACACCTACTGTCGGTACACCTTTTTGGCATCAGTTTAATTAATATAACTCTTTTCTACGCTGATTTAAGCATTATAATAGCTTATTTTTAGTATAAGTAGTCATCAATCTCTCGGGGTGCTGGATCTTTTAAGATCTAAGCTGAGATAGCTGAAAAGCTTGACCCGTTGAACTTGAACTGGATAATACCAGCGTAGGGAAGAGAATCGTATATAATCTACTTCGATACATTATGTATCACTTTTATCTACTTTTCCTCCCTTTTTTCATATACATATTTTAAGGGGAATACAATGAAAACAAAACTTTTAACTGGTTCTATGATGGCAGCTTATGCATTATTGAACACACCTGCACTTGCAGAAGAGGTAACACTTGATCCAATTGTTGTTAGTGCTGATTTTAGGGAGAAGACACTTTCTCAAACAACCAATAGTGTTACGATTATAGGAGAAGAAGAAATTTATGATAAAGCTTCACAATCATTTATTGAAGCCCTATCTGAAATACCGAATGTCAACTTTAGTACAGGTGCATCTAAAGCAAAATATATTCAAATCAGAGGAATCGGTGAGAGAAGTCAATATGAAACACCGATAAACCCATCTGTAGGTCTTATCATAGATGGTATTGATTTTTCCTATGCAACATTGGGTGCAACACTTTTTGATGTTAATCAGGTAGAGGTACTTAAAGGTCCTCAAGGAACAACATTCGGTGCAAATGGTCTTGCAGGTGTGGTTAGTTTACAAAGTAATGAACCTACAAAAGAGACTGAAGGACATATTGAAGCAACAGTTGGAAACTACAATACCAAAGCAGTCGGAGCAGCTATTGGTGGGACACTGGTAGATGATGTACTTTTGGGAAGATTTTCCATTTATAAAAATACCAGTGACGGTTATATGGAAAACAGCTACTTAAATCGTGATGATACTCAAAATATAGATGAATTGACAGCAAAAGCTCAACTTCGCTGGATGGCATCAGATAATCATACGATTGATCTTAATGTAATGCATGTGAATATAGACAACGGTTATGATGCATGGACATTAGACAACAGTTGGGATTCTCATTCTGATCAGCCTGGGCAAGATACACAGAAAACCAATGCATTTGCCCTTAAGTCAACGTATGAGCTTGATACAATGAGACTGATCTCAAAAATAAGTCATTCATCATCTGACATGACATACAGTTATGATGAGGACTGGAGTTATGTAGGTGAGTTTGATGCGAGCTTATGGCCATATATGGGATTTGATGAGTATAATCGAGACCAGAAATTAACAGATATAGATATACGTTTGGTTTCAGATGAAGATGGACGTATCTTCGGTGGTAAAACAGATTGGACAATAGGTGCATACGCGAAAAAATTTGAAGAAGATCTAGACAGATACCATCCAACCGATTATGGGGCAGAAGAGAATTTTGACAGTAGTTATGAATCAAGAAATATAGCACTGTATACACAGTTAGATACACATATAGATGAGAAACTGACTTTTGTAACAGGATTAAGAGTCGAAGATTGGAACGCTGAGTATAGTGACTCTCATAATGTAAATATAGATAATGATGAAGTGATGGTCGGTGGAAAAATTGGATTGAATTATGCTTATGATCAAAGCACACTTCTTTTTGCAAATATATCTAGAGGGTATAAGCCAGGTGGGGTAAATCCAGGTTCAACACTTAGTGTAGAAGATAAAACATTTGCCACTGAGACACTATGGAACTTTGAGACTGGAGTGAACTCTTCTCATTTTGATAACACACTAAAAAGCAGATTGAATCTATTTTATGGAAAGCGTAATGACATGCAGGTAAAACTGTATGATTTAGCGGGACACAGTTTCACGGATTATCTTTCAAATGCTGCCAAAGGAAGTTATTATGGGTTGGAATCTCAACTAGATTATTATCCAAATGATGATCTTCACCTCTATTCAAGTATAGGATTATTGAAAGCTGAGTTTGATGAATATAGCCCAGAATTAGAAGGAAGAGCACCAGCTCAGTCACCTAAGTATCAGTATAATATTGGATTTGACTATGTATTGGCCGAGGCTTGGATATTTAAAACCAATGTAGAGGGAAGAGGAAGCTATTATTTTTCTAATACACATGATCAAAAATCAGAAGCATATGCATTATTGAATTCTAGTTTAGAGTATACTAATGGTAGTTTTTCTGCGACAATTTGGGTGAGGAACCTTACAGATGAAGAGTATGCAGTAAGAGGGTTCTTTTTCCCAAATAACCCAGGCAATGGTTACATTGATGAACTTTATACTCAAAAAGGTTCACCAAGAACATTTGGTTTAACTGTTGCGTATGATTTTTAATCAGGATTGATAGATGGAAATCTCCGTAGACATCAGTATGTACCCGCTTCAAAAAGAGTTTGAAGCACCTATTTTAGCTTTCATCGCTGAACTTGAAAAAGAGCAGAGTGTTGAGGTTGTTCGTAACGAACTCAGCACTCAGGTGCATGGTGACTATAAGGTAATCATGGCACTCTTGGAAAAAGAGATGTTTTCGGTTTTTACAGAGATCCCGGATTCTATTTTTGTCATAAAGTTTGTGGGTAATAATAGACAGGGGATATATGGGGTATAATCCTTTATGATTAAAATACTATACGCACTCCTGCTCATTACCGTCATTGCACTCAGTAATGAAAAACCCACACTCACTATCTATACCTATGATGCGTTTGCTGTCTCCTGGGGCCCAGGACCTAAGATAAAAGAAGCTTTCGAAAAAGAATATGACTGTAATGTAAAGTTTGTAGGGATGTCCAGCTCCATAGGTGCATTGAGAAAAATTCAACTTGAAGGTAAAAATACCAAGGCAGACATTATACTTGGACTAGATACCAACATTGCACAAGCTGCCAATAAAACGGGACTCTTTGCCAAACATGATATGAATACCTCCAATTTAGATTTGCCTGTCCCCTATACAGATGAGAATTTTGTACCGTTTGACTACAGTTATGTGGCTTTTGTCTATGATTCAGATAAGCTGAAAGATCCTCCAACGTCATTTGAAGCACTCGCTTCTATGCCTGAAGATTTTAAGATCATCATTCAGGACCCCCGTTCATCCACACCTGGGCTCAGTTTACTTTTATGGGTCAAGGAGATTTATAAAGAGAAAGCAGGAGAGTATTGGAAGAAACTTTCTCCTCATATATTGACGATTACTAAAGGTTGGTCAGAGTCTTATGGTCTGTTTTTGAAAGGTGAGGCAGATATGGTTTTATCTTATACGACTTCCCCTGCTTATCACATGATAGAAGAGAACAGAACAAACTTTAAAAGTGCACGTTTCGATGAGGGACATTATGGACAGATAGAAGTGGCGGCTATGCTCAAATCTTCCAAACATAAAGATCTAGCGAAACAGTTTTTACGTTTTATGTATAGTGAAACATTCGCAGAGATCATTCCTACAGCAAACTG is a genomic window of Sulfurovum sp. XGS-02 containing:
- a CDS encoding TonB-dependent receptor, yielding MKTKLLTGSMMAAYALLNTPALAEEVTLDPIVVSADFREKTLSQTTNSVTIIGEEEIYDKASQSFIEALSEIPNVNFSTGASKAKYIQIRGIGERSQYETPINPSVGLIIDGIDFSYATLGATLFDVNQVEVLKGPQGTTFGANGLAGVVSLQSNEPTKETEGHIEATVGNYNTKAVGAAIGGTLVDDVLLGRFSIYKNTSDGYMENSYLNRDDTQNIDELTAKAQLRWMASDNHTIDLNVMHVNIDNGYDAWTLDNSWDSHSDQPGQDTQKTNAFALKSTYELDTMRLISKISHSSSDMTYSYDEDWSYVGEFDASLWPYMGFDEYNRDQKLTDIDIRLVSDEDGRIFGGKTDWTIGAYAKKFEEDLDRYHPTDYGAEENFDSSYESRNIALYTQLDTHIDEKLTFVTGLRVEDWNAEYSDSHNVNIDNDEVMVGGKIGLNYAYDQSTLLFANISRGYKPGGVNPGSTLSVEDKTFATETLWNFETGVNSSHFDNTLKSRLNLFYGKRNDMQVKLYDLAGHSFTDYLSNAAKGSYYGLESQLDYYPNDDLHLYSSIGLLKAEFDEYSPELEGRAPAQSPKYQYNIGFDYVLAEAWIFKTNVEGRGSYYFSNTHDQKSEAYALLNSSLEYTNGSFSATIWVRNLTDEEYAVRGFFFPNNPGNGYIDELYTQKGSPRTFGLTVAYDF
- the thiB gene encoding thiamine ABC transporter substrate binding subunit encodes the protein MIKILYALLLITVIALSNEKPTLTIYTYDAFAVSWGPGPKIKEAFEKEYDCNVKFVGMSSSIGALRKIQLEGKNTKADIILGLDTNIAQAANKTGLFAKHDMNTSNLDLPVPYTDENFVPFDYSYVAFVYDSDKLKDPPTSFEALASMPEDFKIIIQDPRSSTPGLSLLLWVKEIYKEKAGEYWKKLSPHILTITKGWSESYGLFLKGEADMVLSYTTSPAYHMIEENRTNFKSARFDEGHYGQIEVAAMLKSSKHKDLAKQFLRFMYSETFAEIIPTANWAYPVVKTKQGLPKVFETLTQPSKMILLDGKTVELHRKAIINEWLQSLER